GCACGTGTAAATACAGAGTCTGCTATCCAGGAAGTAAAAAAGAAACAGCAAGAGCTACAAGATGTTACAGTTCAATTAAAAGGTGTTGTAGATGTTCTTAGTAGTGCATCAAAAGAAATGTCTACACAAATTGAAACATCTGAAAGGGGAGCAATTTTACAAGCAAAACGTATTAATGAAACTGCAACAGCTATGTCAGAAATGAGTTCATCTGTTTTAGAAGTTGCTCGAAATGCAAATGTAGCAGCAGAACTTTCTGCAGAAGCACGTACTCGAGCTGAAGAAGGATCTGGCATTATGAATAATGCAGTAGAAAGTATTTATGAAGTCCAAAAGCATTCTTTGATGCTTAAAGAAGATATGCAGATTTTAACACAACATGCACAGAATATTGATCAAATTATGAGTGTTATTTCAGACATTGCTGATCAGACAAATTTATTGGCACTTAATGCTGCAATAGAGGCGGCTAGAGCAGGAGAAGCTGGGCGAGGATTTGCTGTTGTAGCTGATGAAGTTCGTAAGTTAGCTGAAAAAACAATTACTTCTACTGCAGATGTAGGTAAAGCTATTGGTGCTATTCAGCATAGTGTTGAGAAAAACATGGGACAGGTTGATAAAACCGTTCAGTCTATTGAGTCAACTACAGATTTATCAACTAAGGCAGGAGAGTTATTGAGAAATATTCAAGAGATGGTAGAATCCACAGCAAGTCAGGTACGTTCAATTGCTACAGCTTCTGAAAAACAGTCTGCTACAAGTGAAGAGATTAGTTCTTCTATTGAAGAAGTAAATCAAGTTGCAAAAGAAACTGCTTCTGCAATGGTTTCTTTAAATAAAGCTATGGTAGATCTTGCTGCTCAAAGTCGGGGATTACAAGAACTCATTAGAAAGTTGGAACAAGAGACAATAGGATAATGATATACAAAAGTTTATCCTAGTATTAGATAGAGATGTTTTTACTTCTTTATCTAAGACTAGGGACTTTTATTTTTAGTAACTAATAGAACTTAATAATTAATTATTCTAGATAATTACTTTTCACTCCAAAAAACTCTACCATTTTTTACTTTAAGCCTTCCAAGTGGAAGTTCTTTCCAAAATAGTGGGACTTCTTTACCTTTAAAATCTGTCATTATGCTTTGTCCTTGTGTAATTTTTTCAAGTTGTTGAACGTTATCAATATGTAAACAATAAGCTAGGTCTGTTGTTGATTGTAATAGACGTAGCCGTGGTGAAGGTAAGATATTTGTCTTTGATGTTTTACCAATAATAGGGCCTTGCCAATATAGAGTATAGGGTAAATAAGTTAAGGCAGCATGAGGAATAAAATGGAGATTAGAGTTGAAGTCAACAAGATTTCCTTGTGGTAATTTAGTTATATCAATGCCAAAAGGTCCAAGGGTATCTAATGAATAGTGAGGATATGAAGATATATCTATTTTTTCATTAGTAGTATCAATTTTGGTTGTATTTTTACCAGGCTTTTGAAGACAAGCAATAAAAAATCCTTGAGAGTCATGGGTATTAGGTAAACGGATTACCCCTTCATAAGAGGGTGATATAGGTTTTATAACAGAGAATCCTAAAGGGAGTTCAAGCGGGATTAATTTTAATCCAAGGTTAGTTATAGCAAATTGTATTTGTGCTTCATTTTCATCTATATTAGTTGTACATGTGGAGTAAACAATTTTCCCCCCGGGGATTAATAGACGTGTTGCCTCTGTAAGAAGTTTTTTTTGTAAAATAATAAGTGGATTAATTCGTTCTCCCTGCCAAATTTTTGTAACTTGAGGATTTTTTTTTATAGTTCCCCATCCAGAACATGGAGGATCAAGCAAAATTTTCCCCCAGGTAGCATCTGGCATAGGTAGTTTTTCAGCTGGCCATGAACATGTAACTGTATTAAAACAATTAAGTCTACCAAGATTATTACGTAATGTTAGTAGACGACTTTTGGTAGGATCATTTCCTACAATAAGTCCAGTGTTACCTACAAGTTGTGATAGTAAAGTTGTTTTACTACCAGGGCTTGCACACATATCTAATATAATATCTCCAACATTAGCTTGTAAAGCTAATACTGGCAACATAGACGATCGATCTTGAATATAAATTAAACCAAAAAATGCAGCTA
The sequence above is drawn from the Lawsonia intracellularis PHE/MN1-00 genome and encodes:
- a CDS encoding RsmB/NOP family class I SAM-dependent RNA methyltransferase, which produces MSINKSSHRSFRIICYPNEISLVENLLSEQGFIFEPDPFLYLARKIIYEPFPLGKSLAAFFGLIYIQDRSSMLPVLALQANVGDIILDMCASPGSKTTLLSQLVGNTGLIVGNDPTKSRLLTLRNNLGRLNCFNTVTCSWPAEKLPMPDATWGKILLDPPCSGWGTIKKNPQVTKIWQGERINPLIILQKKLLTEATRLLIPGGKIVYSTCTTNIDENEAQIQFAITNLGLKLIPLELPLGFSVIKPISPSYEGVIRLPNTHDSQGFFIACLQKPGKNTTKIDTTNEKIDISSYPHYSLDTLGPFGIDITKLPQGNLVDFNSNLHFIPHAALTYLPYTLYWQGPIIGKTSKTNILPSPRLRLLQSTTDLAYCLHIDNVQQLEKITQGQSIMTDFKGKEVPLFWKELPLGRLKVKNGRVFWSEK
- a CDS encoding methyl-accepting chemotaxis protein, whose amino-acid sequence is MRWKDISIFKKLLIGFSIVILAGVIGLANDYFEVTRIRNITDQVLLAVNYRKAILNAEVAHLTWVNKVANYLIERGKNELHVELNDHLCTFGKLLYGEQRKEIEERIPETKSLFLFIEGPHNRLHQSVIGITAAMGEGKINEASQIFQNVTLKELDLIRTTLNKLVVVFDARSTVLEDSLINTIHFALVVILLCVAVMLIGGLLLSLFLGRSIVRPIWKLVAYAHEVSEGNLKDPTLNQKDEVGQLAGTLGIMVNKLKKTIEEANMKADEAYRKEEEANAARVNTESAIQEVKKKQQELQDVTVQLKGVVDVLSSASKEMSTQIETSERGAILQAKRINETATAMSEMSSSVLEVARNANVAAELSAEARTRAEEGSGIMNNAVESIYEVQKHSLMLKEDMQILTQHAQNIDQIMSVISDIADQTNLLALNAAIEAARAGEAGRGFAVVADEVRKLAEKTITSTADVGKAIGAIQHSVEKNMGQVDKTVQSIESTTDLSTKAGELLRNIQEMVESTASQVRSIATASEKQSATSEEISSSIEEVNQVAKETASAMVSLNKAMVDLAAQSRGLQELIRKLEQETIG